From the genome of Edaphobacter dinghuensis, one region includes:
- a CDS encoding sugar MFS transporter — protein MAMTNAGGSTQIAAMPDSGSSTNYRSAFAMVTTLFFVWGFLTSLNDILIPHLKAIFDLNYAEAMLVQFAFFSSYAAFGIPSGKIVEWIGYQRTMVLGLLTMGVGAALFIPAANLPSFPLFLAALIVLAAGITALQVAANPYVTVLGPPETGSSRLNLTQAFNSLGTTIGPPLGGWLILRGAEKTVEKTSSMTPLMLHAYRIQQAATVKFPYLAITLALVLLALAIWFYKFPRLDATQDYRPSKAGEKGHSMWHYPHVVLGAIAIFVYVGAEVSIGSFLINYFNQSDIAGLTALAAANLVPFYWGGAMMGRFIGSALLQKVKTEKLLALCAVIATVLVVISMLTVGHVAVWSILLVGLFNSIMFPSIFTLGIAEMGPLTGEASGLLVTAIVGGAIIPELQGVLADHIGIHHAFIVPVLCYLYIIYYGLRGSRVIEPAVA, from the coding sequence ATGGCAATGACGAATGCAGGCGGTTCTACGCAAATAGCCGCAATGCCGGACTCCGGCTCGAGTACAAACTATCGCAGCGCCTTTGCGATGGTCACTACACTGTTTTTTGTGTGGGGATTTCTTACCTCGCTCAACGATATTCTGATTCCGCACCTGAAGGCGATCTTCGATCTGAACTATGCCGAGGCAATGCTGGTGCAGTTTGCATTCTTCTCGTCGTATGCGGCGTTTGGAATTCCATCGGGAAAAATCGTTGAGTGGATCGGCTATCAGCGAACGATGGTGCTGGGCTTGCTGACGATGGGAGTGGGGGCCGCACTATTTATTCCGGCGGCGAATTTGCCATCGTTTCCGCTCTTCCTGGCAGCCTTGATTGTTCTGGCAGCGGGCATTACGGCGTTGCAGGTTGCGGCTAATCCTTATGTAACCGTACTGGGGCCGCCGGAGACAGGCTCGAGCCGACTGAATTTGACACAGGCGTTCAATTCGCTGGGCACAACGATTGGGCCTCCACTTGGTGGATGGCTGATTCTGCGCGGAGCCGAGAAGACAGTTGAGAAGACCAGTAGCATGACACCGCTGATGCTGCATGCGTACCGCATTCAGCAGGCGGCAACGGTGAAGTTTCCTTATCTTGCGATTACTTTGGCGCTGGTATTGCTGGCGTTGGCAATCTGGTTCTATAAGTTCCCCCGACTGGATGCGACACAGGATTACCGGCCCAGCAAGGCAGGCGAAAAAGGCCACAGCATGTGGCACTATCCGCATGTGGTGCTGGGAGCGATCGCAATCTTTGTATATGTGGGTGCCGAAGTTTCGATTGGCAGTTTCCTGATCAACTACTTCAACCAGTCGGACATTGCCGGTTTGACAGCACTGGCAGCCGCTAACCTGGTCCCGTTTTATTGGGGTGGAGCGATGATGGGCCGCTTTATCGGTTCGGCTCTTTTGCAGAAGGTGAAGACCGAAAAGCTGCTTGCGTTGTGTGCTGTCATCGCGACCGTGCTGGTTGTGATTTCTATGCTTACCGTTGGCCATGTTGCTGTATGGAGCATTCTGCTAGTGGGGCTATTCAACTCCATTATGTTCCCGAGTATCTTTACTCTCGGCATTGCAGAGATGGGACCGCTTACAGGCGAAGCATCCGGACTGTTGGTTACGGCGATTGTGGGTGGCGCTATCATTCCAGAGCTGCAGGGTGTTTTGGCCGATCACATCGGCATCCACCATGCGTTTATCGTGCCCGTACTCTGCTACCTGTACATCATCTACTACGGATTGCGAGGGTCGCGAGTGATCGAACCGGCTGTAGCGTAG
- a CDS encoding lipase maturation factor family protein, with product MERLPQLYRWLFDSRDGAQNCLIARWLFLRALGAIYFSAFFSLAFQIKGLIGPKGILPARQYLAWATHAMSASRYWNVPSLFWLSADSHMLMAVVWIGLLTSVLVFLNVSPRLNLLICFICFLSFVAVAGDFSGYQSDGMLLEAGFLALFFAPPGVRPGYGAEHPPSHVSLFLLLWEWFRIYFESGMVKILSGDPQWRNLTAMDGYYQNSPLPTWIGWYVAHLPHWFHATTVVITLVLEFVVVLMLFFPRRIRLICFCIVTPWQIGVILTGNYTFLNYLVAVLGFLLLDDLSLRRFIPVRLRPPVVDEESNREQGRVTGFRGGLHAAAVSVAAVMLTWVGYATAVEMGAMVMSRVPLPIAPVKALEPFRIANQYGLFAVMTRGRYEIEFQGSNDGVNWQPYLFRYKPQALNEAPRIYAPYQPRFDWNLWFASLGDWRQNEMVVLAEERLLSNDGDVLELFRGNPFPQSPPRYVRAVLWQYWFTSLEEKRKTGNWWRRQMLGLYAPTITRGADGQIGAVQMPKELPPHD from the coding sequence ATGGAACGTTTGCCTCAGCTCTATCGGTGGCTTTTTGATTCGCGAGATGGCGCACAGAACTGCCTTATCGCGAGATGGTTGTTTCTGAGGGCGCTGGGCGCAATTTACTTCTCTGCGTTCTTTTCGCTGGCTTTCCAGATTAAAGGCTTGATCGGTCCAAAAGGAATTCTTCCAGCGCGACAATACCTTGCCTGGGCGACGCATGCGATGAGCGCAAGCCGCTATTGGAATGTCCCGTCGCTGTTTTGGCTTTCGGCCGATTCGCACATGCTGATGGCTGTGGTGTGGATTGGGCTGCTGACCTCTGTGCTGGTGTTTCTTAACGTCTCGCCTCGGCTGAATCTCCTTATCTGTTTCATCTGCTTCCTTTCGTTCGTTGCTGTGGCAGGAGATTTCTCGGGCTATCAATCGGATGGCATGTTGCTTGAGGCCGGGTTTCTGGCACTCTTCTTTGCACCGCCCGGCGTGCGGCCAGGATACGGTGCGGAGCATCCTCCATCGCATGTCAGCCTGTTTCTGCTGCTGTGGGAGTGGTTCAGAATCTATTTCGAGTCGGGGATGGTGAAGATCCTAAGCGGCGATCCGCAGTGGCGAAATCTGACCGCAATGGATGGCTACTACCAGAACAGTCCGTTACCAACATGGATTGGATGGTATGTGGCGCATCTGCCGCATTGGTTCCATGCGACGACCGTGGTGATTACGCTGGTGCTGGAGTTCGTCGTGGTGTTGATGCTGTTTTTCCCTCGACGGATAAGACTGATCTGTTTTTGTATCGTCACGCCGTGGCAGATTGGCGTGATCCTGACAGGAAACTACACGTTTCTGAACTATCTGGTGGCTGTTCTGGGATTTTTACTACTGGATGATTTGAGCCTGCGCCGCTTCATCCCGGTACGGCTTCGTCCACCAGTCGTAGACGAGGAAAGCAACAGAGAGCAAGGACGCGTGACAGGGTTTCGTGGTGGATTGCACGCTGCGGCAGTAAGTGTGGCGGCGGTGATGTTGACATGGGTTGGCTATGCCACGGCAGTAGAGATGGGAGCGATGGTGATGTCTCGCGTCCCGTTGCCGATTGCTCCGGTAAAGGCACTCGAACCGTTTCGCATCGCCAATCAATATGGGCTCTTCGCGGTGATGACACGCGGACGATATGAGATTGAGTTTCAGGGCTCGAACGATGGCGTGAATTGGCAACCTTATCTCTTTCGATACAAACCGCAGGCGTTGAATGAAGCTCCGCGAATCTATGCACCCTATCAGCCCCGGTTCGATTGGAACCTGTGGTTCGCATCGTTGGGCGACTGGCGGCAGAATGAGATGGTGGTGCTTGCGGAGGAACGCTTGCTCTCAAACGATGGTGATGTGTTGGAGTTGTTTCGCGGCAATCCGTTTCCGCAGTCACCGCCGCGTTATGTCAGAGCCGTTCTCTGGCAGTACTGGTTTACGTCGCTGGAAGAAAAGCGCAAAACGGGAAACTGGTGGCGTCGTCAGATGCTGGGGCTCTATGCGCCGACGATTACGCGAGGCGCGGATGGACAGATTGGCGCGGTGCAGATGCCGAAGGAATTGCCTCCGCATGATTAG
- a CDS encoding Ig-like domain repeat protein, translating to MNQHTGSQDSHRNPHKPEHSLFNSAQAASTIKSTWRRNPLLPLGLVLCFLLGGSFSRALGQTAYVFQPAMAVGGTPQVQSIPVMIQSSGTLGTVEVLTQGSPNLDFTLATVGTCSTVAGQICNVSVSFSPKFPGLRFGAIVILDPGGNVLASQNISGTGQGSLNVMSPGQITTLAGDGCLNDGPCPTSGSTPATQAAINLPLGEATDAAGNLYISDTGNNRIVKVDPAGNITSIAGTEVAGSAGDGGLATSAQVSAPSAIAVDGAGNIFFADTGNSAIREINAITKKITTVAGTLGTSGATGNELAGPQGFAFDASGDLYIADTGNNRIRKVDPSGVVTTVSGTFNQPWSAAVSSKDGSLYIADFGSNRILKIDPLGLVTTVAGTGTASYSGDGHLATNATLNSPSSVVTDPADNLYIADSENNAVRKVISSTGNITTLAGNGTAVFSGDGFNANLAGLYKPYSVYLDASGDLFIADRLDLRVREVNATIAAIKYPDMKEGKTSAPIAQTIENDGNAALTLTDLTASPATTNAALDTVPTDPITTTCSTTVPLQVDDTCVLAVEFKPPIVSPVSGLLSVTSNAGNSPLSVELSGTVLSVDPSSTTVTSSSNPAAVNQGITFTARISSPNQVTGTVQFFDGATPIGLPQTVVTATDTATITTSFTTLGTHIITAVYSGDNLNAASTPNTPLNQVIEQSTTLNVVSNANPASQFESIIFTANLLGWTTAPTGSIAFTDGGRALGSAGIGTNGVATFPVPPLSTGVHHITATYAGDATDYGSQYSFDETVNLASSTTNLTTSANVVQFSTPITFTATVTGVPASIPTGNVAFKDGSTVLSTVPVNSLGVASYVNTTLPAGTHTITAAYLGDSDYAGSISSNNVTVTIKQTATTTVLSASTLNSIASRAITLTATVTAVGGAIPTGTINFMNGNVFIGTAALNRGVASVVTSSLPVGTDSVFAIYSGDSNNSASTSAPPLAITIVKAPTTTVVSSSQSPLPTLTPVVISATVANGGSQSPTGLVTFVEDSVAIGVGTLNANGVATISIPTLPAGSHTFVANYAGDGLDLASSAPPFTQVVQLRPTTDALSTSTTSLTGGQQLTLISVVRPTGTVGSVAPTGTVTFMSGSITLATVPIDATGVATVTVLLPGTSANLSSTYSGDANYATSSASPSTVPIGPAPDFTLQATPITWQLQSTQHLDIQLTLTSVRNFTDTFSFGCLGLPQDTTCTFSKDKANLPAGGVQTVTLTVDTGHPLLGGTQASNDQHSNSRVVLACLFPGSLAFCFLAFKLRRVRLVSGLLLFVGIIAMTSGLSGCGTIQNTGTPPGTYNFMVSVTGQTGVSQYVNMTMTVTK from the coding sequence ATGAATCAGCACACAGGCAGTCAAGACTCGCACCGCAATCCTCATAAACCGGAACATTCACTCTTCAATTCCGCACAGGCAGCGTCGACCATAAAGTCAACTTGGCGTCGCAACCCACTCCTCCCTCTTGGACTCGTTCTCTGCTTCCTCCTCGGGGGCTCCTTTTCGCGAGCTTTAGGGCAGACGGCCTATGTCTTCCAGCCTGCTATGGCGGTGGGCGGAACCCCGCAGGTGCAGTCGATTCCAGTAATGATCCAGAGTTCAGGGACGCTGGGGACGGTCGAGGTGTTGACTCAGGGCTCTCCCAATCTTGATTTCACCCTGGCTACTGTGGGCACCTGTTCAACAGTTGCAGGTCAGATCTGCAATGTTTCTGTGAGTTTTTCGCCGAAGTTTCCCGGTCTGCGCTTCGGAGCTATTGTGATCCTCGATCCCGGGGGCAATGTGCTGGCCAGCCAGAATATCTCAGGCACAGGGCAGGGCTCGCTGAACGTAATGTCTCCAGGGCAGATCACTACGCTTGCCGGCGACGGCTGCCTCAACGACGGACCCTGCCCGACAAGCGGCAGCACACCGGCGACCCAGGCCGCGATCAACCTTCCCTTGGGCGAAGCGACCGACGCGGCGGGAAATCTCTACATCTCTGACACTGGCAACAACCGTATTGTGAAGGTCGATCCGGCTGGAAATATTACGTCCATAGCGGGCACGGAAGTCGCCGGCTCTGCGGGAGATGGCGGTCTCGCAACTTCGGCCCAGGTCAGCGCGCCTTCAGCGATTGCTGTGGACGGAGCAGGAAACATCTTCTTTGCTGACACCGGCAACAGTGCTATCCGCGAGATCAATGCGATTACAAAGAAGATCACGACGGTAGCCGGAACTCTGGGTACATCTGGAGCTACAGGAAACGAGCTCGCCGGTCCACAAGGCTTTGCTTTCGATGCCAGCGGTGATCTCTATATCGCAGACACAGGAAACAATCGCATCCGCAAGGTCGATCCCTCGGGCGTGGTTACCACTGTGTCGGGAACCTTCAACCAGCCTTGGAGCGCCGCAGTCTCCTCAAAGGACGGTAGTCTTTACATCGCCGACTTTGGCAGCAACCGCATCCTCAAGATTGATCCCTTGGGCCTAGTTACCACTGTCGCGGGTACAGGCACTGCCAGCTATAGCGGCGATGGTCATCTTGCCACCAACGCAACATTGAACAGCCCCTCAAGCGTCGTAACCGATCCGGCTGACAACCTCTATATCGCAGATTCGGAAAATAATGCCGTTAGAAAGGTGATCAGCTCTACCGGAAATATCACGACGCTGGCTGGAAATGGGACGGCTGTTTTTAGCGGAGACGGCTTCAACGCGAACCTCGCTGGTCTTTACAAGCCTTATTCCGTCTATCTCGATGCCAGCGGCGATCTCTTCATCGCTGACCGACTAGACCTTCGCGTTCGCGAGGTGAATGCCACTATCGCTGCGATCAAATACCCGGATATGAAGGAAGGCAAGACCTCTGCGCCGATTGCTCAGACGATTGAGAACGATGGCAACGCAGCACTGACTCTGACCGATCTCACGGCATCTCCGGCAACGACGAACGCCGCTCTTGATACGGTGCCAACCGATCCAATTACAACCACATGTTCCACAACGGTGCCCCTGCAAGTCGATGACACCTGTGTTCTGGCGGTCGAGTTCAAACCGCCCATCGTGTCTCCTGTATCGGGTCTGCTCTCCGTCACCTCAAACGCAGGGAACAGCCCACTGTCGGTTGAGCTTAGCGGTACAGTTCTCTCTGTCGATCCAAGCTCGACAACTGTCACGTCCAGCTCCAATCCCGCCGCGGTAAACCAGGGAATTACCTTTACGGCGAGGATCTCGAGCCCGAACCAGGTAACCGGTACTGTTCAGTTCTTCGATGGCGCTACTCCTATTGGCCTTCCTCAGACTGTGGTTACCGCCACAGATACGGCGACGATTACAACGTCCTTTACTACCCTTGGAACGCACATCATCACTGCAGTCTACAGCGGCGATAATCTGAACGCCGCCAGTACCCCCAACACCCCGCTCAACCAGGTGATCGAACAATCGACCACGCTCAACGTTGTTTCAAATGCCAACCCTGCATCGCAATTCGAGTCGATCATCTTTACGGCAAACCTGCTCGGATGGACAACGGCACCGACTGGAAGCATTGCCTTTACCGATGGGGGCAGGGCACTCGGCTCTGCCGGCATCGGGACGAATGGAGTAGCCACCTTTCCAGTTCCTCCCTTGTCGACAGGGGTACACCATATCACTGCCACCTATGCCGGAGACGCAACCGACTACGGAAGCCAGTACTCCTTCGACGAGACCGTCAACCTTGCCTCAAGCACGACCAACCTGACGACCAGCGCTAATGTGGTTCAGTTTTCAACTCCGATTACCTTTACCGCAACGGTAACGGGCGTCCCTGCCTCTATTCCTACCGGGAATGTGGCCTTCAAAGACGGCTCTACGGTCTTGAGCACGGTACCGGTGAACTCACTTGGTGTCGCCAGCTATGTGAATACAACGCTTCCAGCGGGGACGCACACAATAACCGCTGCCTACCTGGGCGATTCCGACTATGCCGGAAGCATTTCCAGCAATAACGTCACCGTAACGATCAAGCAGACAGCCACCACGACCGTGCTTTCTGCCAGCACTCTTAACTCGATTGCTAGCAGGGCCATTACCCTTACGGCGACGGTTACTGCGGTGGGTGGTGCTATACCGACCGGCACTATCAACTTTATGAATGGCAATGTGTTCATCGGAACGGCAGCTCTCAATCGAGGCGTTGCTTCGGTCGTTACCTCGTCTCTGCCTGTAGGGACCGATAGCGTATTCGCTATCTACAGCGGCGATTCAAACAACTCTGCCAGCACCTCCGCGCCTCCGCTTGCGATTACGATTGTGAAGGCTCCCACTACAACGGTCGTCTCTTCAAGCCAGAGCCCGCTGCCTACGTTGACGCCTGTTGTTATCTCGGCGACTGTCGCGAATGGCGGGTCGCAGAGCCCAACCGGCCTTGTGACCTTTGTTGAAGACTCGGTTGCGATCGGTGTTGGCACGCTCAACGCCAACGGGGTTGCAACCATCTCCATCCCTACGCTCCCGGCCGGTTCCCATACCTTCGTCGCCAACTATGCAGGCGATGGACTGGATCTTGCCAGTTCGGCGCCACCGTTCACGCAGGTCGTTCAACTTCGTCCTACGACCGATGCACTCAGCACCTCGACTACATCGCTCACAGGCGGCCAGCAGCTTACGTTGATCTCGGTCGTTCGACCGACGGGAACAGTCGGCTCAGTCGCTCCCACGGGAACCGTAACCTTTATGTCCGGAAGCATTACCCTGGCTACGGTACCCATCGACGCCACCGGTGTCGCGACCGTGACGGTTCTACTGCCGGGTACCAGCGCCAACCTCTCTTCGACTTATAGCGGTGATGCCAATTACGCGACCTCTTCTGCGTCGCCGTCTACAGTCCCAATCGGGCCTGCACCGGACTTCACTCTTCAAGCGACGCCGATTACATGGCAGCTGCAATCTACCCAGCATCTGGACATACAGCTTACGCTGACCTCTGTTAGAAACTTCACCGATACGTTTTCCTTTGGCTGTCTGGGCCTGCCGCAGGATACGACCTGCACCTTCTCGAAAGACAAGGCAAACCTGCCCGCAGGCGGTGTTCAGACTGTCACGCTTACTGTCGATACCGGCCATCCGCTGCTTGGTGGAACCCAGGCAAGCAACGATCAACACTCCAACTCTCGGGTGGTGTTGGCCTGCCTGTTCCCAGGATCGCTGGCCTTCTGCTTCCTTGCGTTCAAGCTTCGGCGTGTGCGGCTGGTGAGCGGTCTGCTTCTCTTTGTGGGCATCATCGCTATGACTTCGGGACTCTCTGGTTGCGGGACCATTCAGAACACTGGAACGCCTCCAGGAACCTATAACTTTATGGTCAGCGTGACCGGCCAGACGGGCGTCTCTCAATACGTCAATATGACGATGACTGTTACAAAATAA
- a CDS encoding CRTAC1 family protein translates to MFTPEIVIRRGLLVVAVMALFSSITSAQTSSVPGLRFRDIGPEAGLTTVPHSAPVKQYLVEMMGGGVGLLDCDNDGKLDIVTVTDSTVDSYLHGGDLMVTLYHQDTKPDGPVHFTDVTLASGLTTRGWGMGVAIGDFDNDGLPDIYVTGYGHNVLYHNLGGCKFEDVTARQRVAGGGFSVGAAWADYDRDGKLDLFVSRYVDTDLNHLPKPGDKAFQYQGLPMEVPVLNGETDLLFHNNGGSFDEVSQKAGVDNADKRLGMGVVWGDYDHDGWPDLFVNNDMGPNFLYRNKHDGTFEEDGLIFGTALSAEGRSMGNMAADFADYDRTGALDLVVTRYGYQPMSLYKNQGETGFTDRASAAGLTRASDELVAWGAGFADFNNDGWPDIFVANGNVSSMVDKLPHDLKYREPIHLYRNQHNGTFTEIADASGLNDGPLRSRRGTAFGDINNDGNIDVVVYNVGVPPSLFLNETKNANHRVLFRLVGKKSNRAAIGARVTVTAGTLVQTDEVRAGGGYLSSNDQRLHFGLGTAATMKQIKIEWPSGATEELHDVAADRLYTIVEGEGITQTVKLNEPGS, encoded by the coding sequence ATGTTCACCCCTGAGATAGTCATTCGCAGAGGCCTGCTCGTGGTTGCAGTGATGGCGCTCTTCTCAAGCATCACGTCTGCGCAAACTTCGTCTGTGCCCGGATTACGCTTTCGCGATATTGGCCCGGAGGCAGGACTCACTACTGTGCCGCATTCGGCACCGGTGAAGCAGTATCTGGTTGAGATGATGGGCGGCGGTGTTGGATTGCTGGACTGCGATAACGACGGCAAGTTGGATATCGTTACGGTTACCGATTCCACGGTCGACAGCTATCTTCACGGTGGCGATTTGATGGTGACGCTCTACCATCAGGATACGAAGCCCGATGGGCCTGTGCATTTCACCGATGTCACGCTTGCGTCGGGGCTGACCACGCGTGGCTGGGGGATGGGCGTTGCCATTGGGGATTTCGACAATGATGGGCTGCCGGATATCTACGTTACCGGCTATGGCCATAACGTGCTCTACCACAACCTCGGCGGATGCAAGTTTGAAGATGTGACAGCACGGCAGAGGGTAGCAGGTGGAGGTTTCAGTGTTGGGGCGGCGTGGGCTGACTATGATCGCGACGGCAAGCTCGACCTGTTCGTCTCGCGCTATGTAGATACCGACCTGAACCATCTACCGAAGCCTGGCGACAAAGCATTTCAATATCAGGGATTGCCGATGGAGGTGCCGGTGCTGAATGGTGAGACTGATCTGCTCTTCCATAACAACGGTGGCAGCTTTGATGAAGTGTCTCAAAAGGCGGGCGTCGACAACGCTGACAAGCGGCTGGGCATGGGCGTTGTCTGGGGAGACTATGACCATGACGGCTGGCCTGATCTGTTCGTCAACAATGACATGGGGCCGAACTTTCTATATCGCAACAAACATGACGGCACGTTTGAAGAGGATGGCCTCATCTTCGGCACGGCGTTGAGCGCTGAAGGCCGTTCGATGGGCAATATGGCGGCTGACTTTGCGGACTACGACCGCACCGGAGCGCTTGATCTTGTTGTCACTCGTTATGGCTACCAGCCGATGAGTCTTTATAAAAATCAAGGTGAGACGGGCTTCACGGACCGCGCCTCCGCCGCAGGCCTGACGCGGGCATCGGATGAACTTGTAGCGTGGGGCGCCGGTTTTGCGGATTTCAACAACGATGGCTGGCCGGATATCTTTGTGGCCAACGGCAATGTCAGTTCCATGGTCGATAAGCTACCGCATGATCTCAAGTACCGCGAGCCTATTCATCTTTATCGGAATCAGCACAACGGCACCTTTACCGAGATCGCCGATGCATCCGGTCTCAATGATGGGCCGCTGCGCTCGCGACGGGGTACGGCATTTGGAGACATTAATAACGACGGCAATATCGACGTCGTGGTCTACAACGTTGGCGTCCCACCCTCATTATTTTTGAATGAGACGAAGAATGCGAACCATCGTGTTCTCTTCCGACTGGTGGGCAAAAAAAGTAATCGTGCTGCGATCGGCGCACGTGTTACAGTCACCGCCGGAACACTGGTGCAGACCGACGAGGTGCGCGCCGGGGGAGGCTATCTCTCCTCAAATGACCAGCGTCTTCACTTCGGCCTTGGCACTGCCGCGACGATGAAACAGATAAAGATTGAATGGCCCAGTGGGGCGACCGAGGAGTTGCACGATGTTGCAGCGGATAGACTCTACACCATCGTCGAAGGTGAGGGCATCACGCAGACAGTCAAGCTGAACGAACCCGGGAGCTAG
- a CDS encoding tetratricopeptide repeat protein, with the protein MSVRLTTAAKPRSHFWEYVMRSCWQVTAVLAFCFVTGEMSFCQRTVKATERAPDLQQMYDSAQRAQSAGDLTAAARDYQGFLADTLRHLADGYVRAGDYPGGAKFFEEALSVVPEDKATDLRLAYAQSALLARDIPTAKSQASAVVAADSKSSTGRLILGEALLQTDENQEARKQLEAAVALDPNYKNGLALATAYLALSDTKDATKLFSEMSIGFGNTAAIHLDFGRAYAEAGNPDLAIVEFKKAIALNPRLPEAHYCLGASYLLSQGQVGFSEAVKEFHRELELNPNDYFSLAQLGYIAFNDRRFSEAEEDLKRAASLDPRNPDNPLLLGQIYIQLNRPADAEQALRKAIALTTDLSRNHYQVQRAHYLLGRLLVQTGHLDEAKQEMQISAKLLKMNSLRDQARLTGAPVSDAASIAPFQRPPDRGPMDVKARQALDAFAKRAAPAIADSYNNLGAMAAGASEFATATGYFTKAAKWNSSLEGLDYNWGRAAFSAQLYAQAVPPLSRYVAAHPQETGARRVLGISYFMVKDYAAVVQTLQPIESSLATTPQLESMYTQSLAHTEKKGTDVHP; encoded by the coding sequence ATGTCAGTAAGACTTACAACGGCTGCCAAACCGCGCAGTCATTTCTGGGAATACGTTATGCGGAGCTGTTGGCAGGTGACGGCAGTGCTGGCCTTCTGTTTCGTGACAGGAGAGATGAGCTTTTGCCAGCGTACGGTGAAAGCGACTGAACGTGCTCCCGATCTTCAGCAGATGTACGATTCTGCTCAACGCGCTCAATCGGCTGGCGATCTGACTGCTGCAGCACGGGATTATCAAGGCTTTCTGGCGGACACGCTTCGTCATCTTGCTGACGGCTATGTCCGTGCAGGAGATTATCCGGGTGGGGCGAAGTTCTTTGAGGAAGCACTGTCCGTTGTGCCTGAGGATAAGGCCACTGACCTGCGTCTTGCTTATGCTCAGTCTGCTCTTTTGGCACGGGATATCCCCACCGCAAAGTCTCAGGCATCAGCCGTTGTTGCAGCCGATTCAAAAAGTTCAACAGGCCGGCTGATTCTTGGCGAAGCGCTGTTGCAGACCGACGAAAATCAGGAAGCTCGCAAGCAACTGGAGGCTGCGGTTGCGCTCGATCCAAACTATAAAAATGGGTTGGCCCTGGCGACAGCCTATCTTGCGTTGTCCGACACGAAAGATGCCACAAAGCTCTTCAGCGAGATGTCTATCGGCTTCGGTAATACTGCTGCGATTCATCTGGACTTCGGACGTGCCTATGCAGAGGCGGGCAATCCCGATCTTGCTATTGTTGAATTCAAGAAAGCGATTGCGCTTAATCCTCGTTTACCTGAGGCGCACTACTGTCTCGGCGCGTCGTATCTGTTAAGCCAGGGACAGGTTGGCTTTTCTGAGGCAGTCAAGGAGTTTCATCGCGAGCTGGAGTTGAATCCGAATGACTACTTCAGCCTTGCGCAGCTCGGTTATATCGCGTTCAACGATCGCCGATTTTCTGAAGCAGAGGAAGATCTGAAACGTGCGGCAAGCCTTGATCCACGCAATCCTGATAATCCTCTGCTGCTGGGCCAGATATATATTCAACTGAACCGTCCGGCAGACGCAGAGCAGGCTTTACGCAAAGCTATTGCACTGACGACCGATCTTTCTCGCAATCACTATCAGGTGCAACGCGCTCATTACCTGCTTGGACGACTGCTGGTGCAGACCGGCCATCTCGATGAAGCGAAGCAGGAGATGCAGATCTCAGCAAAGCTGCTGAAGATGAATTCACTGCGCGACCAGGCAAGGTTGACGGGAGCTCCTGTAAGTGATGCTGCCAGCATTGCACCTTTTCAGCGTCCTCCTGATCGGGGTCCAATGGATGTGAAGGCGCGGCAAGCTCTGGATGCTTTCGCAAAACGAGCTGCCCCCGCTATTGCTGACAGTTATAACAATCTTGGAGCCATGGCTGCGGGAGCCAGCGAGTTTGCAACCGCTACCGGATACTTCACGAAAGCGGCCAAGTGGAACTCGTCGCTCGAAGGGCTCGACTATAACTGGGGCAGGGCTGCATTTTCTGCGCAGCTCTATGCTCAGGCTGTGCCGCCACTAAGCCGCTACGTTGCGGCGCATCCGCAGGAGACAGGCGCGAGAAGGGTTCTTGGCATCAGCTACTTCATGGTCAAGGACTATGCCGCTGTGGTGCAGACACTTCAGCCTATCGAGTCATCGCTTGCCACTACTCCACAGCTGGAGAGCATGTACACTCAGTCGCTAGCGCATACAGAGAAGAAGGGTACAGATGTTCACCCCTGA